The genomic window TTTGGTGATGGTCAAAATACTGCGGTatcaaaaaaggttaaaaatatgaaacgacaATTATTGTCTCAGATATTTTTCCTAGACTACTGATCTCACAATGACGAGTGTATATCAATATAACGTATATGTGCACATGGCGGAAGCTCACCTGAAGCTTTTTATTCAGAGGGTAGTTCTCCACGTTGAAAGCTATGAATCCTTTATGGCCTCTGCAGTAAGCTATCTGGTTCTTTCCATTGTCCCACCATGAAGCTACTTCAGTACCTATTCAgttcattaatataataaaaatcacacAAATTATGTGAATTGAGAACAAGTAAAACTTCACTATTTATGtctaaatgaacattttatttgtaaaaataggaaagaggagtttttaaagtgtttttctaCAACAATGCTGATGcctgaatttgaaattttgataagAGATCCAATTAGTTTAAGTGAAATTGCAGGAAACGTAAGTATATTAAAACTCTTCAGCATTTCCTATTATTGATCAATGACAAACTGTTCATTATAATTATCAGGTGGCAACccttttcagtatttatttattatttggtggTTGCCCTGTCTGAAAAGTCTGATTTGTTGAAATGatccaaataaaaaaacttcaaacagaAAGAAATGCATTGTGATTGGCACTCAGACGAAGATACTCTTACCTCGCACAAAGTTGTGGAAGGCGACCATGTTGTATATCTGACGCCAGCGGATGCTGAACAGGACCAGCCGTTGGTGCAGATGTCTGCCTGCGGACaattaacttcaataaataacttcAGACGTTGAAATACCCAAGAATCTTCATTAAGGACAACATGGATAGATAGGATTAAGGGATCCTAAAGTGTGCATTGTGTGGCAACACCAAAATCACAAGGGCACTGAGGCTTTACCgctaataaaaggaaaattaaggAGGATTACTACTTTGAAGAAATATCATTGCTTTTACTTGTTAtgcagtataatttaatttttatataacgtTTCCTTAAATTTAAGTACTAGTAGTTAAATTTGTCATTAATTATTAACAAGTGCACACTCATATAACAACAGTTCTAATACCAAAGTCAAAAACACTGGGTACGACTAAAAGAGATatttttcctctttaaaatagtttactgcATGATAATGGATTGATGTTAAATGAAGAACTTACAACTTTGTTCATCAACCACTTTGCCTATTGAAGTTCTATTCTGAAAAAATTACCCTCTGGTGTTTATAGATGAAAGATGATATTGAAAACAATACAGTGGGTAAGTAAACCTACGAATGCAGATACTCTTCGGCGCCCCTAGGCaatacagaccaaagagcgcccccccccaccccccccctccAGAGGagctgattacactgacgtagaaaatccagtaaaattttcttaattacgtaattttgatgaaagataaatttacaatagtatatataatatatatatatatatatatatatatatatgagtgttttgaataaataaaagcaatgaaccaatgaatgagtcaacgtcgcaccccggacctagttgaccttggccacccgccccgcgagtgccaacaccacccgccgccgcaacttttttcttttgttgtacttttaaatgtatgCGCCCCTTAAAATTTTGCgcccctaggcctgggcctagtgggcctataggggaAATGCTGGTACTGACTCTCTAGGAATGTGTATAATTTTGTTCTGAACAGCCTGCTCGATTTTGGGGCACTCATCACTACAGTTCATCTCGTCAGATTATCACTATAACTTAAATCTCCAACCTATACCAAGAGTTATAGATTTTATGGATGTCAgaattttcactgtaaatatcTGTAAATTCCTTAGAGCACAATTGGCCAAGAAAATACTTCAAAAGATTAAAGTCTACACTCTAGATGATCCTATATTTAATCTGATAAGAAATATTGATGTGCTGCTACAAGGAAGATGTTTCCTCCATTACCTACTCACCAGAGCTCTTGCTCTATAGCTCTCAACCAAATATGTCAAATTCTTTTGGTAGTTAGTACAGATCCATTATCATAGGAGAAGCTTTCTTTGCACTAACTGTTCCTCCCCACAAATGTACAAATGATCACAACTTGTACTAGTCTTAAGAAATTTAAGAATTGAGAACATTCCCGTCATGCTACAAGCAATTGACAGAAGAACAAATTTGCTTCAATTCATTCTCATGACTCAGGTAGACTTACAGTTTGTAAAAAATTGGATACCAGAAGGTTTACTATCCTGGGGTCccttgtttttttatgttatatttacgGATCACTTAAATATGTCAAACACAGGTAAATTGTGCATGCAAATACTGATAGTACTAATGTACTAGTAAAAGGCTAAATCCAAGCAAGACCATATTTTTAGAAATCTCAACAATATAAAAATCCTCATCTTGACCTTGCCCAAATAAGATGAGACCTTGCCAAGAATATGCTTGGAGTGAAATGCTAGGTTGAGTTATAAATATTACCAGAATTAATGCTATCCTGCTACAGGAGAATAACACCCACGACCATTTCTGCGATAACAATCTATTGATTGTGTATGAGCTCTCAATTTGAGGAGACGAGGTGAAAACTTAGCTGTAACAGGTTGCTGCATGAAGCCATCTCTGATCATTCTGCTCAAGCTTGCTGCTGTGAACTCTCATACCTGAAAACGCCTCTTCgtcttttcataaaaaaaacgaaatttttaaACTAGATAGAAATTATTGCAGAGATCCAAGCATAAATTAGCTCAGGAATCGTGGAATGATTTAAAGACTAATTACAAGTACATTGATTTTTGGCctacaaacatttctttaataGAAACAGTCCAATTTGATTTTACAAACCATTGCCTTGTACCTTACAAGTATACAAAACCGAAAAGGAAAAAACGGAATTAGAGTGTTAGATGAACTGCGGGAGAAGCTGACAACTTGGAAGATATGAAATTTATCTAAGTGGCGTCAGTCACAATACAATACTCACCTCACTGGGGAATTTGGTTAAGAACAATAAGCAAGAAGCTGCATCTTTAAAAAGAAAGGACTGTGACACACGATATCAAGTTGAAGGGTCCTTAAGGCGACATTGCAACAGTCTGAACAAATTGCCCTCATCTGAAAACAAATCTAGTAAAGCTGTATGGACCAGTAAATAAACAGAGAAAGAAAATCCAAAAATTCATCCCGGTCCTCCATAAACTTATTTAGGCCCAAACAGGAGAAGTGATTTACTGATTCCTCAGAAGATGGCAGATTTGGATgaaatatcacttttataaagCTGGCTAATAACAGCACTTGCAGCTAAATCCCCAATCAAAATCCAAGCGTGTTAGCAACTAGTAGTTCCAAACACTCCAGACCTCTACCTACAACGCCTACTACAGTGTAGAGgaagtaaaacatattataatgtccTTAAAAAGCAAGACATCTGCAGGAATTAGACGACATATCCTCTCGCAAACTTCTCAATGGGCCTGCTGTAATGATGCTTTGCACAGTCAACCATGTGACTACTTCTCATAAATTTTGTCACTTAAGGAGGGTAAATTCCCATGTTTTTACCTATAAATTTATGCCAAAAGTAATTGCTTTTGTTCAAGGCAAAGGCAACCTCCTGCTGAAATTTAGTAATTAATCGCGACccaatatcttttaaatatcaacatttgtccaaagtttttgaaaaaatttgatgCTGTGGCCGCCTCTtggaaacattttgaaataactacGATCTACTAAACAGCCACAGCAAACATTGGCTTTATAAAGGGCAGATCTACAACAACTATGCAATAGTAAGTCTAGTAGAATGTTATTATTGACAAGCTTGAAGCTGGAGACACCACCACTTCAATTCTACTAGGACTTCAGTAAGGCATTTCTGATTGCCTTGACCATCCCACCAATTATTAATGAATGATGGCACATTTTGGGATAAGAGGAATTAACGGCTAGTTTGGTTCTAGCGAAGGCTACTTTAGAAGGCAGACAACAGATGGTTAGAGCTGAAACACCATGGATTAAGGGGTGTACAAGATTAG from Homalodisca vitripennis isolate AUS2020 unplaced genomic scaffold, UT_GWSS_2.1 ScUCBcl_8276;HRSCAF=16321, whole genome shotgun sequence includes these protein-coding regions:
- the LOC124374399 gene encoding alpha-amylase 4N-like, which encodes RHLHQRLVLFSIRWRQIYNMVAFHNFVRGTEVASWWDNGKNQIAYCRGHKGFIAFNVENYPLNKKLQTCLPKGSYCDIISGNLEDGRCTGKTVEVGEDGTALITIGEFNPTNPDDGVLAIYLKVSKDKRRRQIGH